The Tepidisphaeraceae bacterium DNA window CGCAACTACGAGGTGCTGGTCGAGCGTACGCGTGCCCTCTACGCCGCCGGCCGCATTCGTTTTCTGGAAGTTCAGCGTACGAGCGCCGCGTACCTGCAGGCGCAATCGCGCCTGATCACGGCTCAGCTTACGCTGCAGAACGCAGTCGACGACTTTAAGGTCTTGCTGGGAATGGACGTTGCGACCGACTTGGAGATCGTGCCGGTCGAACTGCAGGCAAACGTGCCCGACCTGTCCGGCGACGCGTTGGCGGTCGCCAATCGGTTGCGACTGGATTTGCAGACCGCCCGCGACCAGATCGAGGACGCCCGCCGGGGCATCGAAAACGCCGAGAACGGCCTGCTGCCCGACCTGAACCTCACCGGCCAGGCCAGCGTCGGCAACCGCGTCAACACGCCCGGACGGCAGATCGACGCAAGGTCGTCGCAGTATTCCGCTGGCGTGGCCTTCGATCTGCCGGTCGACCGATTGGCCGAGCGCAATATCTATCGTCGCAGCTTGATCGCGTTCGAGCGGTCGCGGCGGAACTACGAGGTGCTGCGCGACAACATCGAGGCCGACGTTCGCGCCTCGGTACGGCAGATCCGATCGGCCCAGGCGACGCTCGATTTGCAGTCGAACGCCATCGCGCTGGCCCGCCGACGACTGGAGTACGCCAGCGAACTGCTGCGGCAGGGTCAGATCGACGCCCGCGACCTGGTGGAAGCCCAGACCGCGCTGCTGGAAGCCCAGGACTCTTACGATTCCGCCCGAGCCGACGTGCAGATCGCGCTGCTGCAGTTCATGCGCGACACCGGCACCCTCCGCGTCGATCCCGCCGCCGGCGCCATCGGGCGGGCGTTGGATCGCGAGAATATTCCAAACGAAGTCGATCTTGAACGCGTAGAATAAACGTCTCGATCGCACGTTGTACTTAGATCGCCCATTCGGACATCAATTTGTCCCCAGCGGAGCTCGCTCCGAGGATACGCATTTAACTCATGAGCCAGATTGCAGTTCCAAGTATCGGCATGGGATCAAAGAAGGCCCTGAAGGGCACTCCGTACGTCGTTGCCGCCGTGGTGGCGGGCCTGGCGCTCGGGGGATACTGGGTGACCACCCGCAATGCGACCACTGCGCCCGGCGCCGGTGGTTCCCCGACGTACGCGGTCGTGCCGATGGACATGGAGATCAAGATCGCCAAGGACGGGGAACTGCAGGCGGTGAAGAACATCGAGATCTCGTGCAACGTCGAAGGGCAGACCGCCGTGCAAACGCTGGTGAAAGAAGGGGTTAGCGTCAAGAAGGGCGATATCCTCGCCACGCTGGACGCCTCGGCGATCAATCAGAAGATCGAGGACACCACGCTGGAACTTCAGCGGGCCGAGGCTGACCTGACGACGGCGCAGGAGATGATCGAGATCCAAAAACTCGCCAACTCCGCCAACCTGGAAGCCGCCGAGGTGGCGCTGGTTCTGGCTGAGCTTGATTATCAATCGTACACCGAGGGCTCGTATCCCGCGGCCGTAAAGTCGGGCGAGACGACGATCGAAATGGGCGAGATCACGCTGAAGAACACGATGGAGGACCTGGAGCGCACGCGCGACCTGGCCACCAAGGGTTTCGTGACGGCCGCCGACGTGAAAAAGTCGGAACTGGCCGTCACCACCGCTAAGCAGGCGCTCGACAAGGCCAAGACCGATCACGAGGTGCTGACGAAGTACACGCACGAGTCGGAACTGGCCGCCAAGCGCAACGCCAAGGCCCAGGCCGAGCAACGGCTGGCACGCACGAAGCGGGAGAACTCCAGCAACCTGTCGCAGAAGACCGCCGACACGCAGGCCAAGGGGGCGGCGCTGTCGACGCTGAAGCGCCGCATGGCGCGCCTGCAGGAACAGCTGGCCGCCTGCACGATCAAGGCGCCGGCCGACGGCATCGTGGTCTACGCGACCAGCAACGACCGCAACGCCCAGAGCCCGCTGCAGGAAGGCGCCACCGTCCGCGAGCGCCAAGCGCTGTTCCGCCTGCCCGACACGTCGGAGATGAAGGCCGTCATTCGCATTCAGGAATCGCAGGTGTCGAAGCTGCAGATCGGCCAGCGGGGCATGGTGCGTATCGTCAGTCAGGCTGAACCGATCGGGGCGACGCTGACGCGCATCAGCGTGCTGGCGGATAGCAGCAACCGGTTCTGGAACCCGGACTTGAAGGAATATCCCGTCGAACTGACGCTGGACCGCACACCCACGGAGGTGAAGCCGGGCATGGGCCTGAGCGCCGAGATCTTCATCGAGCGCCTTGAGGACGTGACGGCCATCCCCGTCGGCGCGGTGTACGCGGCAGGGGACGAGCACTACGTCTTCGTGAAAAGCGGCGAGGTAAACGTCACCCCGGTGAAGGTAAAGCTCGGCGAGGCCAACGAGACGCACGTCGCGGTCGAAGGCGCGCTGCCGAGCCAGGCCCAGGTGATTTTGCTACAGGCCGGTCAGGGTCGCGACCTGCTGGAGGCGGCCGGCATCCGTGTGGCCGTCGCGCCCACCTCGCAACAGGGCGAGGGACGCCGGCGCAAGGGGAAGGAAGCCCAACCTGATGCCGCGCCCACAGCGCCCGCAGCGCCCGCAGCGCCCGCAGCGCCTGTGGCCGCGCCAGCGCCAACCGCCCAAGCAAGTTAAGTCCAAGCCCCAGTTGAAGATCGGGTGCCACAGGTCGGCGTACTCGCAGACCTGTGTCTCCCCCCTCGCTCGAAGCCAGCCGTCTCAGCGTATCGCGACCGGTGGCACACCCACACGACCCACGCATGGCGTACAGCACCTGAACCGTGTCCATATAACCGCGCGCACTTACCGGTATCCTCGCGTATTTAGTCCTAATCCCGTTGATTCCACTCTATTAATTTGCCGATCGTTGCGGCTTTCGGCATGATGCGTCGCGGGAGGACGACAGCGGATGAAGTGGGTGTTTCGAGTGGTCGCACTGGTTGTCGTCATCGCGCTCTGCGCGAGCATCTTCCTGTTTCGCCAGGTAAGCCAGGAGGGGTCGGGCACGGTCGAAAAGTGGATCGGCTCGCAGTTCTCCCAGATCGCCAACGCCTACCTGAAGCCGCGGCTGTCGTTTTCCCATCTTGATTACGAGTACCCCGGCACCGTGCGCCTGCGCGACCTGCGCCTGACCGCGCCCGACCCGGCCGACCCCGAACGCGACATCGACATCATCAGCGCCGCCTCGGCGACCGTGGTGCTGGCGGAGGTGCCGTCGATCGGCAAGCCGATCATCATCGAGCGCATTTCCGTCGACCGCCCCACGCTGCAAGCGGTGTCGACGTCGCCGGGCGCCAGTGAGTTCGTCGGCTTTGCGCAGCTGCTGAAGGAGCCCGACCCCGAGAGCTTCTTCGACAAGCACCGCGTGAGCGACGTCTTCCGCATGCGGCTGGTCGAACTGTCGCGCGCCACGCTCGTCTACGACCCGCGCCTGCCCGACACCGTGCCGATGCGACTGGAGGACGTCTCCACCCGCCTCGACATCGAGCCCACCGCCGACGGCTGGTACAAGCTGGCCACCCGCCTCGAACGCGCGCCGCTGTTCGACCTGCAGATCGCCGGCGACGTGAACCTCGATAACTTCCACATTCGCTCGCTCGACCTCGGCATCGCCGCGCAGCTGGCGCGCGAGAACGACCAATTCCTGCCGCCGCAGATTCAGCAGCTGCTGGCGAAGCACGAGGTGCGCGGCAAGCTCGACCTCAGCGTGAAGGGCGACGTCGCGATCGACGATCCCCTGGCCGCCAAACTGTCGGCCGAGGTGCGGCTGCGCGATGCGAGCGTGGGGCTAGAAGGGCTGCAGACGCCGATCGATGACATGACGATCAGCGCGACCGTCAACGAGGGCAAGCTCGGCGTGCCGGGCTTTCAACTGAAAGGGCTTGCGCTCACGGCACCCGACCCGGCCGACCCGGCGAAGCGCGTCGTCATCCTCGGGGCCGATTCGATCGCCTTCACGCTCAGCGAGATGAAGTCGCTGCTCGGGCCGCTCGTCTTCGAGAAGATCACGATCGACCGCCCGCTGGTGCAGGCCATCTCGCTGTCGCCCGGCGGGTTCGAGTTCGCCGGCTTCACGCAGATCATCGAGATGGTGACCGAAGAGGGCGCCACCAGTTTCGCGCCGGCCGTCTCGAAAGACGTGGCGGCGGTCGTGGGGAAGCTGAGCGACTTCCTGGAAATGCGGCTCGTGGAGGTGAACGACGCCCGCGTCGTCTACGACCCGCGCCTGCCCGACACGCAACCGATGCAGCTGGACGGCATCACCAGCCGGCTGAAGATCGAACCGAGCGCCGACGGGTCGTACAAGCTCGCGACCACGCTCGGCCGGCCGCACTTGTTCGACGTGCGCGTCGAGGGGCAATTGAACCTCGATACGTTCCACTTGGCTGGGCTGAACGTCGCCGTCGCCGCCACGCTGGCGCGCGAGAACGACCAGTTCCTGCCGCCGCAGATTCAGCAACTGCTGATCGAGCACGACGTGCGCGGCACGCTGGCCGTCTCGGTCACCGGCGACGTGCCGCTGACCGATCCACTGGCCGGCGAAGGATCGACCGAAGTGCACCTGGCCAACGCGAACGTCGCGGTGGCCGACTATCAGATTCCCATCGATGATCTGCGGCTGATGGCGATTTACGCCGGTGGCACGCTCGAGGTGCCTGAACTGGTGGTCGAGGCGCTGCAGGGGGAGCTGAACCTGAACGCCACGATCCTGCTCGATGATTTCCTCACGACCACCTCGACGCTGCGCGTGACCGAGATGATTCTCGAAGATACGCTGCGAGCCGACGTCGACTCCGATGAAGCGCCCAAGTACAGCGGCCGGGCCAACGCCGAGGTGCAGGTCGAATCGCTACCGGTGCTAACCGTGCTGGAACGCGTAATCGCGGCATTGCCCCCGGCGACGCAACCCGCCACCAGTCCCACCACCGAGCCCGCAATTGATCTGACGACCGCCGCCGCCGCCGTGGACGACTTACCCGTCGGCGTAGTGGAGGTGGTTGCGGCGGTCGAGACCGACGGCGACGCCGCGCCGGTCACGCAACCCGCGACCGCCGATGAAGTGGAAGGCGACCAGGGCGCGATGGCCGACGGTGAATCGGATGTCGATGCCGACGAAACGCTGCCCGCCGAGTGGGGCCGTGGCTGGTTGACGTTGGAGGAGGGACGCCTCGTCGTGGTGCCGGTGGTCCAACGGTTCTCGTCGGCGGTGGCGAAGATGAACAAGGCCGACGCGACGAAGCCCAACGAGCGCGTGCGGCTCGAGTTCACCATGGGCCGCGACAAGCTGCGCCTGACGCAGATCCACTACGCCAGCAATGTCGCGGTCGCCCGTGGCAAGGGGACGGTCTCGCTCGAGCGCGACGTCCACCTCAGCCTTAACGGCGGCCCGATGGAGAAGCTGCAATCGATGATGGGCGGCTTCGGCGCCGCGATCGGCAAGGCCACCGACGCCATGAGCGGCTGGCGCGTCACTGGCAAACTGGAAGACCCGAAAGTCACCATGGAGCTCGGCGGCACCACCGTCGACGTCGCCGCCCGCAAAACCGGCAACGCCATCGGCACCGGCGCCAAAGCCACCACCCGCGGCGTGGGCAACGTCGGCAAGAAACTCGGTGGGTTTCTCAAGAAGATTGGGAAGAAAAAGCAGTAGCCGCCGCGCCGCGGTTTTCTCTTCTGTAGGACAGGCATTCCTGCCTGTCTCTCCCCCCGTCCGCCTCTTCCCCCGTATTCTTTCTTCCATCTTCTGTGGCACAGGCATTCTCGGGCATTCACCTACTTGACGCACTCCTGAGCACGCGCTAGTCTCTCCGGTCCCCTCTCCCGCGTACTCGCGGGGGAGGGGTAGGCACTGACTGACGGATCAAAGTGAGTGCCTATCTGCGTGGTTGTCATCCCGAAGGGAGCCTAAGGCGACCTGAGGGATCTCGAACGACGAGCGATTCACGGCCGTGGGAGATCCCTCAGGTCGCCAAGGCTCTCATCGGGATGACATGCTTTTCGCCAGCGCGCGATCCGTCAGAGAGTGCCCAGGGAGGGGGCCGTTTGGATGCGTGTACGCTACGCCCCCACCCTAACCCTCCCCCGGAGTACCGGGAGAGGGGACCGGAGAGACAAGCGCGTGCTCAGGAGTGCGTCAAGTAGGTGAATGCCCGAGAATGCCTGTGCCACAGAAGAGAGAATACGGGGGGAGAGACAGGCAGGAATGCCTGTCCTACAGAAGAGGGTGTGTCAGTTCCGGCAGGGTCGCTTTAGCGACCATGGTATGGCATCGTGATCTGTCGTCGTCCTGCTTCGAAGCCACGCGTCCAACTACGCGTCGCTCATCGGCAAACACGTGCAGAACAGATTGCGGTCGCCATACGGATTGTCCACCCGTGCCACGCTTGGCCAGAACTTGAAGTCGCGCAACCACGCCGCGGGATAGGCGGCCTGCTGGCGGGTGTACTGGTGCGGCCACTCGTCGGCGGTGACGGCGGCGGTCGTGTGGGGGGCGTGCTTCAGCACGTTGTCGGCGCGGTCGGCGCTGCCCGATTCGATCGCGGCGATCTCGGCGCGAATGGCGATCATCGCGTCGCAGAAACGGTCCAGCTCGTGCTTCGACTCGCTCTCGGTCGGCTCGATCATCAAGGTGCCGGCGACCGGAAAGCTCATCGTGGGGGCGTGGAAGCCGTAGTCCATCAGCCGCTTGGCGATGTCGTCAACCTTAATCCCGCTGCTGGCCTCGAAGCCACGACAATCGATGATGAACTCGTGGGCGCAGAAACCGTTCTTCCCGCGGAACAGCACGTCGTATTGGTCTTCGAGCCGCTTGGCCATGTAGTTGGCGTTTAGGATCGCAACCTGCGTGGCGCGCTTCAGGCCTTCGCTGCCCATGAGGGCGATGTAGACCCAGCTGATCGGCAGGATGCTGCTGCTGCCGTACGGCGCGGCGCTAACCGGGCCGATCGCTTCCCGGCCGGCGTTCTCCGGCTTCACCACCGGGTGACCGGGCAGGAACGGCGCCAAGTGCGCCGCCACGCCGATCGGGCCCATGCCGGGGCCACCGCCGCCGTGGGGGATGCAGAAGGTCTTGTGCAAATTCAGGTGGCAGACGTCGGCCCCGATGTCACCGGGGCGGCAGAGGCCGACCTGGGCGTTCATGTTGGCGCCGTCCATGTACACCTGCCCGCCATGGTCGTGGACGATCTGGCAGATCTCGGTCACGGCCTCCTCGAACACGCCGTGCGTGCTGGGGTAGGTGATCATGAGGGCGGCCAGCTTATCGGCGTGTTGGGCGGCCTTGGCCTTCAGGTCGGGCACGTCGACGTTGCCGTCGGCGTCGCACTTCACCGCCACCACGCTGAAGCCGGCGATCGCGGCGCTGGCGGGGTTGGTGCCGTGGGCGCTGGTGGGGATCAGGCAGATGTTGCGCCCCATGTCGCCGCGCGACTCGTGGTAGGCGCGGATCGTCATCAGGCCAGCGTATTCGCCTTGGCTGCCCGCGTTGGGTTGCAGCGACACCGCCGCGAATCCGGTGATTTCGCTCAGCCACTTTTCCAGCTGCGCAAACAGCTTCGCATAGCCGCGCGTCTGCTCGGCCGGCGCGAAGGGATGGATGCGGCCAAACTCCGGCCACGTCACCGGCAGCATTTCGCTGGTGGCGTTCAGCTTCATCGTGCAGCTGCCCAGCGGAATCATCGACTGGGCCAGCGACAGGTCGCGGCTCTGCAGCTTGAAGATGTAGCGCAGTAGCTCGGTCTCGCTGTGATAACGGTTGAAGATCGGATGCTGGAGGAACTCGGATTTGCGATTGCCAATTTGCGATTTGCGATTGGCGTGATCTTCGGCGGCCAGTTCTTCGAGGTTCAGCCGGGCGGTGCTGCCGCCGGCGAAGGACTCGATGATGACCTCGACCTCGTTGGTGCTGGTGGTCTCGTCGAGGCTGATGCCGACGGTGCCGTCGCCGTAGTCGCGCAGGTTGATGCCGCGCAGCTGGGCGGCCGCCAGGATGCTGCTGGCGGGAAGATCCGCGGGGCGCACGCGGATCGTGTCGAAGAAGTCGGCGTTGACGATCTCGTGCCCCATGCGTCGAATGCCGGCGGCGCAGGCGCGCGTGAGGTCGTTCACCCGGCGGGCGATCGCCTTCAAACCCTCGGGGCCGTGGTAGACGGCGTACATGCTCGCCATGACGGCCAACAGCACCTGGGCGGTGCAGATGTTGCTCGTGGCCTTCTCGCGGCGGATGTGCTGCTCGCGCGTCTGCAGCGTCAGCCGATAGGCGGGATTGCCGGCGACGTCCTTCGATACGCCGATGAGCCGGCCCGGCATCTTGCGGACGTAGTCGGGTTTGGTCGCCATGTACGCCGCGTGCGGGCCACCAAAGCCCAGCGGCACACCAAACCGCTGCGTGCTGCCGATCGCCACGTCGGCGCCCATTTCACCGGGCGGCGTGATGAGCGTGAGCGCCAGAATGTCGGCCGCCATCACCACCAGCGCGCCGGCGCCGTGGACCTTCGCGATCAGCTCGCGGTAGTCGACGATGTCGCCATTGGTTGTGGGATACTGCAGCAGCACGCCGAACAGGTTGCGCAGGGCCGACTGTTCGTCGCGATACGAGTCGGCGAGCACGGCCGTGCTCGCCACCACGACATCGATGCCCAGCGACCGCGCCCGCGTCTGCACGACGGCGATCGTCTGCGGGTGGCAGTCGTTGGCGACGAAGAAGACGTTGCGCGCAGCATCGGTCGCGCTCGCCTTGAACATGAACATGGCTTCCGCGGCGGCGGTGCCTTCATCCAGCAGGCTCGCGTTGGCCAGCGGCAGGCCGGTGAGCTCGGCGACCATCGTCTGGAAGTTGATTAACGCTTCCATCCGCCCCTGGCTGATCTCCGGCTGATAGGGCGTGTACTGCGTGTACCACCCCGGGTTCTCCAGAATGTTGCGTTGGATGACCGGCGGCGTGATGCAGTCGCTGTAGCCAGCGCCGATGCAACTGGTGAAGACCTTGTTCTCGCTGGCCATCTTCTTCAGGTCTTCGAGCAGTTCCGCCTCGCCGCGCTCGGGCCCCAGGTTCAGCGGCCGCTGCAGGCGAATGGCGGCGGGGACGGTCTTGGCCGTCAGTTCCTCCAGCGATGCCACGCCGAGCGTCTCCAGCATCGTCGCCACCTCGGCGTCGTCGGGCCCGATATGGCGGTGGACGAACGTATCGGTCGGCCCGAAATGCGGGACGGCGGCGTCGGTGGTGCGGTTCGGACGGGCGGGGGACAGGCGGGTTACATCACTGGTCGCGTGCATAGACGGATATTAAGGGGTCGCAAAGGGTTTGTCGCGTTCGACGAAAGTTGTGCCAGATGACAGTTCCATGCGTGCCACCAGCGGCTTGTCCGCTAGTGGTTTGCTCTGGATTTCGCTCGTTTCAAAAATGCAGACACGGGCGGGCGAGCCGTCGGCGTCACCCTAACTGGGGGCCGTGCTACTCGGGATTGGCCTGCCGCCACTGTATCGGCGACAGGCCGGTGCGATCCTTGAACTGGCGAGAGAAGAAGAACACATCGCCATACCCCAGCAGCTCGGCGACGCGGGTGACGGTCAGCTGGTTCTGCGACAGCAGGTCGCGCGCACGGCTGATGCGGGCGTCGATCAGGTAATCCTTCGGGGCCTTCCCGAAATGTCGGCGGAACAGGCGCGCGAAATGTTCGGGGGTGATTCCCACTTGCCTTGCGAGCTGCGCGACCGATTCCACCTCGCCCGGCCGTTCGCGAATGAACCGCTCGGCGGCGATTAGCGCGGGGGCGTCGGGCGAGGGGTCGGTGTGCTCGGCGCGCAGGCCGATCAGCATCGCCGTCAGGTACGCCTCCGCCTCGCCGCGACCGCCGGGCAAATCGTCCAGGCGGCTGATGCGGTCACAGGTGAGCGCGAACAGATCGGTCGATCGGATCTGCTTCGTCAACGGTGGCAGCACGCCTTCGGGCGGTTGCCAGTTGCGCCCGCGGGCATCACGAAAGTGAAAATGAATGTAGGTGACGCGCAACTGCCGCTTCGGGTCGTGCGTGGCGTGGGCGTCGGTGTACGGTCGAAAGCAGAACACCCGGCCGGCGGACAGGTCGTAGGTGGTCTTTCCCAACTGCATTTGACCGACACCGCTGTGGACGGTCCATAGGTTGAAGTGCGTAAACCGTTCCGGCCGCGTCTGCCATGACCAGCCGGGCTCGCACGTTACCGTGGCGGCGTTGATAATGCGGATCTGGGAGAAAAGCGAAGACATGTGGTCGGCTGTACATCACAAAAGTACAAGCCTCGCCTGCGAATATCCATGGGCGAATTGGCGAACGTGAGCGATGGTTGTGGCATCATGAACACAGCAACCCTTCCCACGTCCAACATTGCCGCCACCGACCGTGCCCGGCGGCTCTACAGCTACACGAACGTTCACCAGCCCATCCCGCACCCGGACGCCATCGACGCCGCCGCGATTCGGCGGTTCCATGAGGACGGCTTTATCGCCGTCGAAAACGTGCTGACGCAGGACGAGGTCGCCGAGTATCTGAAGGTGATCCACGAGACGATCCTGGCGGATGATGGCTCGCTGGACGTGGTGCATTACGAGCCGGGCGTGGATGGGTCCAAGCTGTCGCCGGCCGAGCGTGTGCTGGCGGTGCGTAAGCTGTTTAAGTTCGTCGACAAGGTGCCGGGCCTGGCGAGGGCCGCGGCGCACCCGGTGCTAATGGGGATCGGCCAGCGGTTGATGGAGGCCGAACTGATCCTGCTGCAGGACATGGCGCTGCTGAAGCCGCCCGGCGGTGGGGCTGAAAAACCGTGGCATCAGGACACGGCCTACTTCCGCATCAAGCCGCTCGACAGCGTGCTGGGCACGTGGATCGCGCTCGACGCCGCCACGCTCGACAACGGCTGCATGCACGCCATTCCCGGCACGCACAAGCTCGGCCCGCAGGCGCACTACCACGACCGCGACTGCCAACTGCCCGACGACCGCATCGACGTGAGCAAGGACGTCGCCATCCCGCTAAAGCCGGGCGGCGCGATGTTCTTCAGCGGCCTGCTATGGCACGGCACGCCGCCGAACCACTCGCAGAGCCGCCGGCAGGCGATGCAGTACCACTACTGCACGCGCGCGGCGGCGGAGATGAGCCGCGATGAAGTGTTCGCGATGTTCCGCGACCGCGGCGGTTATGCGGGCTGCCAGGGGTGGGCGCTGAAGACGCCCTCGCGGCCGATGAGCGAGCGGGCGGTGTAGTACGAAACGGGTTTCCTTCATGCGCGTTGCGGTCTGCGTACCACGGGCGGTCCGCCCGTTTTTTTCAGACCGAAGACACGGGCGAGCCGCCCGTGGTACGCGCGGACATTCAACCCGATCCATGTAAGGCTGCGCCGTAGCATGGGCGTCCCGCCCATGCTCGCGATGAGGCCGGAAGATTTTATTGTTGGTTAGCGGCTTGATCGGCGCTGCGGGCACTAATCGTATCTGCTGTTCCAATCCACATGCATGGGCGAGACGCCCATGCCACGGTTAAGACCCGCTACTGACTGACCGGCCGGGTCGCGGCGCGCGTGCGGTAGAGCGGCACGGCACGCGAGCGGTCGCCGCGTGTGCCGTTGCGCGGGGGTAGATCTTTGGGGGAAACGTTGACGACGTCGTCGCCCTGCGCATCACGAATGTAGACGTCGTAGTCGTTGTCGCGAAAGTTCTCGCTGACGAACGTGAACGAGCCGACGGCGTCCTGCACGTCGTACGGCACGGCGCCGGCGGGCACCGCGGGCAGTTGGGTGGCGCTGATGTAGTTGTACCCGCCGAGCAGTTCGGTGGCGCCGCCAGCGGTGGTGGTGATGAACGGGGCGGGGCCTTCGGTCTTGAAACCCAGGATCCAGAGTCGCCCGCCGGCGTTGGTCACCTGGCTGGTGGTGCCGTCGCCGTCATAGTTCTCGGGGTTCAGCTGGCGGGCCCAGACATTTTGCTTCGTGAACTCCCAGCCAGGCAGGAAGCAGTCTTCGATGAAGACCTTCGCCCCCTGCGCCCGCGAGGTATTGCGATAGGTGCGCCGCAGGCCCTCGTTGCCGACCCAGCCCATGCTGTGCTTGATGACGACCGTCTTGGTGGTGTTGCTTTCGAACAGCACCTCGCCGGGGTATTGGGCATTGAAGAACATGCGTTCGAAGAACACCTCGGGGTGGTTCGTCTCGTCGATGCGAATCAATGGCCGTGGGTTCTGCTTATCGCTGAACGGCTCCTTCGCGGCGCCGAGGTTGATCTCAGCCCCCATGCCGAGCACCTGCCGCACGTTCCCGCGGATGACGAGGGTATCGGAGAGGTGGTAGATGCGGTCGTTGACGAAGTAGATCGTCGACTTGCCCGAATCGAACGCGCGTTGAATGGCGGCGGTGTCGTCGGGCTCGCCATCTTGCCGCGGGCCGACGGCGATCCAGTCGGTCAGGACGGCGTTCCAGAAGGTCGGTGAGTCTTCTGGTTGGATGAGGAACGTTCGTGCCACCCGTGGGCCGGGCGCGCGCTGGTGCGGCTGGGTAGCTTCAAAAATTGCTCGGCTTTTCGACGCCTTCCCACGGCCGTCGGGGGTGGGGAGCAACTCGAGCGAAGGCGTCTCGATCGGTTCGCCGTCAAGCAGAACGGACGAATGGTTTGTGTCAGGCAGAGCGACGGTGCGGAGCAGCGTCGTGCCCGACGCGTCGATGGTCGCCTTGTCGGCGTCCCCTTCCCCACCAAGG harbors:
- a CDS encoding phytanoyl-CoA dioxygenase family protein — translated: MNTATLPTSNIAATDRARRLYSYTNVHQPIPHPDAIDAAAIRRFHEDGFIAVENVLTQDEVAEYLKVIHETILADDGSLDVVHYEPGVDGSKLSPAERVLAVRKLFKFVDKVPGLARAAAHPVLMGIGQRLMEAELILLQDMALLKPPGGGAEKPWHQDTAYFRIKPLDSVLGTWIALDAATLDNGCMHAIPGTHKLGPQAHYHDRDCQLPDDRIDVSKDVAIPLKPGGAMFFSGLLWHGTPPNHSQSRRQAMQYHYCTRAAAEMSRDEVFAMFRDRGGYAGCQGWALKTPSRPMSERAV
- a CDS encoding AraC family transcriptional regulator; translated protein: MSSLFSQIRIINAATVTCEPGWSWQTRPERFTHFNLWTVHSGVGQMQLGKTTYDLSAGRVFCFRPYTDAHATHDPKRQLRVTYIHFHFRDARGRNWQPPEGVLPPLTKQIRSTDLFALTCDRISRLDDLPGGRGEAEAYLTAMLIGLRAEHTDPSPDAPALIAAERFIRERPGEVESVAQLARQVGITPEHFARLFRRHFGKAPKDYLIDARISRARDLLSQNQLTVTRVAELLGYGDVFFFSRQFKDRTGLSPIQWRQANPE
- a CDS encoding glycosyl hydrolase family 28-related protein, which gives rise to MKSLALTVLLAPAAVVAQDKLFPADAVINVTLPPYSATPDDDRDDTDALQRAVSDHVGTGRTLYFPAGVYDISQPLVAKTKDGLWEAHLTLQGQHRDKTILKLTDATPGFTDAANPQAVYSSGNHWQPGDDPAGGGNKAFRNNFFDLTIDTGHGNPGAIGIEWANSNQGTIRDVTVRSGDGTGSSGIAMKRRIPGPGYIKDVTVEGFDAGIDVKDGQYGFTLEDVTVRGQRVAGIRLHDNLLHIRGLMSENAVPAIVATGAISALTATSLRLGGEGDADKATIDASGTTLLRTVALPDTNHSSVLLDGEPIETPSLELLPTPDGRGKASKSRAIFEATQPHQRAPGPRVARTFLIQPEDSPTFWNAVLTDWIAVGPRQDGEPDDTAAIQRAFDSGKSTIYFVNDRIYHLSDTLVIRGNVRQVLGMGAEINLGAAKEPFSDKQNPRPLIRIDETNHPEVFFERMFFNAQYPGEVLFESNTTKTVVIKHSMGWVGNEGLRRTYRNTSRAQGAKVFIEDCFLPGWEFTKQNVWARQLNPENYDGDGTTSQVTNAGGRLWILGFKTEGPAPFITTTAGGATELLGGYNYISATQLPAVPAGAVPYDVQDAVGSFTFVSENFRDNDYDVYIRDAQGDDVVNVSPKDLPPRNGTRGDRSRAVPLYRTRAATRPVSQ
- the gcvP gene encoding aminomethyl-transferring glycine dehydrogenase; this translates as MHATSDVTRLSPARPNRTTDAAVPHFGPTDTFVHRHIGPDDAEVATMLETLGVASLEELTAKTVPAAIRLQRPLNLGPERGEAELLEDLKKMASENKVFTSCIGAGYSDCITPPVIQRNILENPGWYTQYTPYQPEISQGRMEALINFQTMVAELTGLPLANASLLDEGTAAAEAMFMFKASATDAARNVFFVANDCHPQTIAVVQTRARSLGIDVVVASTAVLADSYRDEQSALRNLFGVLLQYPTTNGDIVDYRELIAKVHGAGALVVMAADILALTLITPPGEMGADVAIGSTQRFGVPLGFGGPHAAYMATKPDYVRKMPGRLIGVSKDVAGNPAYRLTLQTREQHIRREKATSNICTAQVLLAVMASMYAVYHGPEGLKAIARRVNDLTRACAAGIRRMGHEIVNADFFDTIRVRPADLPASSILAAAQLRGINLRDYGDGTVGISLDETTSTNEVEVIIESFAGGSTARLNLEELAAEDHANRKSQIGNRKSEFLQHPIFNRYHSETELLRYIFKLQSRDLSLAQSMIPLGSCTMKLNATSEMLPVTWPEFGRIHPFAPAEQTRGYAKLFAQLEKWLSEITGFAAVSLQPNAGSQGEYAGLMTIRAYHESRGDMGRNICLIPTSAHGTNPASAAIAGFSVVAVKCDADGNVDVPDLKAKAAQHADKLAALMITYPSTHGVFEEAVTEICQIVHDHGGQVYMDGANMNAQVGLCRPGDIGADVCHLNLHKTFCIPHGGGGPGMGPIGVAAHLAPFLPGHPVVKPENAGREAIGPVSAAPYGSSSILPISWVYIALMGSEGLKRATQVAILNANYMAKRLEDQYDVLFRGKNGFCAHEFIIDCRGFEASSGIKVDDIAKRLMDYGFHAPTMSFPVAGTLMIEPTESESKHELDRFCDAMIAIRAEIAAIESGSADRADNVLKHAPHTTAAVTADEWPHQYTRQQAAYPAAWLRDFKFWPSVARVDNPYGDRNLFCTCLPMSDA
- a CDS encoding HlyD family efflux transporter periplasmic adaptor subunit — translated: MSQIAVPSIGMGSKKALKGTPYVVAAVVAGLALGGYWVTTRNATTAPGAGGSPTYAVVPMDMEIKIAKDGELQAVKNIEISCNVEGQTAVQTLVKEGVSVKKGDILATLDASAINQKIEDTTLELQRAEADLTTAQEMIEIQKLANSANLEAAEVALVLAELDYQSYTEGSYPAAVKSGETTIEMGEITLKNTMEDLERTRDLATKGFVTAADVKKSELAVTTAKQALDKAKTDHEVLTKYTHESELAAKRNAKAQAEQRLARTKRENSSNLSQKTADTQAKGAALSTLKRRMARLQEQLAACTIKAPADGIVVYATSNDRNAQSPLQEGATVRERQALFRLPDTSEMKAVIRIQESQVSKLQIGQRGMVRIVSQAEPIGATLTRISVLADSSNRFWNPDLKEYPVELTLDRTPTEVKPGMGLSAEIFIERLEDVTAIPVGAVYAAGDEHYVFVKSGEVNVTPVKVKLGEANETHVAVEGALPSQAQVILLQAGQGRDLLEAAGIRVAVAPTSQQGEGRRRKGKEAQPDAAPTAPAAPAAPAAPVAAPAPTAQAS